The Celeribacter baekdonensis genomic interval ACGCGATCATGGGCAGCACCGAGCGTATCAGAGGGGCGTGGGATGGGTGTGATCATGGGTGCAATGTGATCACAAAACACAGCAAGGTCAATCCGTCTCGAACCGCCACGCATGTAATCCTTCGCCCTCCGAGCGCAGCCATGCCCGATGCCGGGCATGATCCGGGCAAACCTTGGCGACCTGCGCCCAAAACCGATCTGAATGATTCATCTCCAACCGATGTGCCACCTCATGCGCCGCAACATAGTTCAGCACCGCCTCAGGGGCCATCACCAGCCGCCACGAATACATCAGATTGCCCGCGCTGGTACAGGAGCCCCAGCGCGAGCGGGTGTCGCGCAAAGTGATCCGGCCATAGGTGGTTCCAAGCGCCTCGGCATAGTGATCAGAGGCCGCCCTGAGGCGCAGTTGCGCTTGGAGTTTGAGAAAGGCCTGCACCCGAGCTGCCACGCGATCCTCCGCGCCGGGCACATGCAATTGCCCCTCAATCAGACGCGCCGCCCGGCCCCGACCGGGAACGATCTCCACATCTTGCCCCAAAAAGGGAATCGCCTGACCGAAGCCCACGGTCTGGTCGGGCGTGCGTGCCTCAAGGTGCTTTCTGATCCAAAGTTCTTTTTCCCGCAAAAACGCCATGGCTTCGCGTTCGGGCACCCGCTTTGGCATCGACAGGGTCACGCGACCATCCAGCCGCGACACGCGCAGCGAGAGCCTGCGCGCCTGACCAGAGCGGCGCAGGGTGATATGCACAGGCGGCTGGCCCAACAAAATGGTCTCGCTCACGACGTCTCTTTTCTCCGCTTGGGCCAAAGAGTCCGTGCTCTTTGCCCCCCGTCTGTCCCAGTGTTTACTTTAGATTAGGGCGAAAGGCTTTGACACCCCCGTCGCGATATGGCATGGCGCGTCAATCTCCGCACCTGGACCAGTTATGACGAAAGGGATTATCATGCCCAATGAGGAATGGGGCGTAAAGCGCGTATGCCCGACCACCGGCAAACGGTTCTACGACCTGAACAAAAATCCGATCGTGTCGCCCTACACCGGCGAAACCGTCACCTTTGACATGAACAACAAGTCGCGCGTGGCCATTGCCGAAAAAGCTGCCCCGATCGACGACGATGCCGATGATGAAGATCTGTTGATTGATGATGACGCAGATGTCGATATCGAAGACGATCTGCTCGTGGACGACGACGACGACAATGTCTCGCTCGACGAGATCGCAGACGTCGCCGCAGACGACGACGATTGAGAGACGAAAGCGGTCTCGTAAAAAATTTTTACGGGGCCGATTTTTTTCGCTTGCAACCCCAAGCGAGACACCCTACGAAGCGCGAGCGGGCGGCAAACGCCCCTCGCACCCCGCCAGACACAGCGGTAAAATCGGTCAAATGGGGCCTTAGCTCAGCTGGGAGAGCGCCTGCATGGCATGCAGGAGGTCAGCGGTTCGATCCCGCTAGGCTCCACCAAATTCCCTTTTGAAAAGCACCAGATATTTGTGCCTTTTCCGTCAGAGGATTTGCCTCTGTCGCGAAGACAGGTGCTGATTTTCCTACGAAATCTCGTGCTGCTCCGATCCATGCCTATGGCGTGTTGATTGCTGCGCAGTCATTTCCCTGTCAAACCCTAGGATGGCCCATGAGCGACCAGTTCTTCGTCGTGACGGGCGGCCCCGGTGCAGGCAAGACAAGCCTGATCACCGAGCTTGCTCGTCGCGGCTTTCACACAATCCCCGAATCCGGTCGTGCGATCATCCGCGAAGAGATGCAGAGCGGAGGGAATGCCCTGCCTTGGGTAGATCCTGTGGCCTACGCCGAACGAATGCTGGAGCAAGACATGCACTCCTTCAGCGCCGCACAGGCGCTCTCAGGCCCTGTGATTTTCGATCGCGGCATTACCGACATCATGGGCTATCTGACATTCTGTGGGCTCGCTGTTCCATCGCATGTCGCCGCAGCGGTAAAAGCGGCCCGCTACAATCACAGGATTTTCCTGGCGCCCTACTGGGACGAGATCTTCACACAGGACACCGAACGCAAGCAGACCCGCGCCGAGGCCGAGGCGACCTGTGCCGTGATGCGCGAGACCTATGCCGCACTTGGATATGCGATCACGGTGCTTCCGAGGACCGACATACAGCAACGCGCCGACTTTGTAGCGACGCGGGTGATGTCGTGACGCACCGCAAAAGAGCGTAAAAGCACCCCACTCTCGATCCCGCGCGCGTCGCGCCAGTGTGAGCCAAACGGCGAGGCCGAGATGAACATCGACCGCAGTGCCTGCGAGGCGTTGCATATACGCAAAAAATTTGCCATTAGGGA includes:
- a CDS encoding M48 family metallopeptidase: MSETILLGQPPVHITLRRSGQARRLSLRVSRLDGRVTLSMPKRVPEREAMAFLREKELWIRKHLEARTPDQTVGFGQAIPFLGQDVEIVPGRGRAARLIEGQLHVPGAEDRVAARVQAFLKLQAQLRLRAASDHYAEALGTTYGRITLRDTRSRWGSCTSAGNLMYSWRLVMAPEAVLNYVAAHEVAHRLEMNHSDRFWAQVAKVCPDHARHRAWLRSEGEGLHAWRFETD
- a CDS encoding TIGR02300 family protein, coding for MPNEEWGVKRVCPTTGKRFYDLNKNPIVSPYTGETVTFDMNNKSRVAIAEKAAPIDDDADDEDLLIDDDADVDIEDDLLVDDDDDNVSLDEIADVAADDDD
- a CDS encoding AAA family ATPase, with translation MSDQFFVVTGGPGAGKTSLITELARRGFHTIPESGRAIIREEMQSGGNALPWVDPVAYAERMLEQDMHSFSAAQALSGPVIFDRGITDIMGYLTFCGLAVPSHVAAAVKAARYNHRIFLAPYWDEIFTQDTERKQTRAEAEATCAVMRETYAALGYAITVLPRTDIQQRADFVATRVMS